The Ziziphus jujuba cultivar Dongzao chromosome 12, ASM3175591v1 sequence TGTTGCAGATGTATACCATATAGATATAAGAATGGAGGCGATGGTGGCATTAGCAATGAATTGGAAGTCCTTGTTATTAGTTCACAGAAAGGTCATGCTTTGATGTTTCctaaggtaaaataaaaaatttgctcTCATTATTCTCAAAATCGCCGACTGTGTTGAATTATTTCCAAGATTcgtctaatttgatttttaatattatttttagggTGGTTGGGAACTTGATGAATCTGTAGAAGAAGCAGCTTCCAGAGAATCTCTTGAAGAAGCTGGAGTTCTAGGAAATGTTGAGGTTAGTACTAATTTCTTTGACTAAATAATCATCAATGGTTAGCTAGCGTTTTTAATTTGTgaaataatttgtcaaaatttggtatatttaattaattttatgatatggCAGTGTGAATTGGGAAAATGGAGCTTCATCAGCAAAAGCCATGGAACATATTATGAAGGTTACATGTTCCCTTTGTTTGTCAAGGAACAACTTGATCTGTGGCCGGAGAAACATGTCCGGAGAAGAATATGGGTATATTTGCTGCTCATCCATACACATTTTAGAATATAATATTTACAGCTTAAACTTTTATCATAACAGTTCAACATTGTAtcatagttaaaaa is a genomic window containing:
- the LOC107429250 gene encoding nudix hydrolase 17, mitochondrial; translated protein: MVICMVSRTGRESQRYSMGRRQVVGCIPYRYKNGGDGGISNELEVLVISSQKGHALMFPKGGWELDESVEEAASRESLEEAGVLGNVECELGKWSFISKSHGTYYEGYMFPLFVKEQLDLWPEKHVRRRIWMSAAEARDVCKHWWMKEALDILVERVTSMREQIKEENVIACSRN